Genomic window (bacterium):
GGAGATCAGGACCCTGTCGTCGGACCCGTCGAACTCCAGCGCGTGACCGCTCTGGGCCCATGCGCCACCTGCCGCGACTCCGAGTACCATCACCGCTCCCAGACCGATCCAGATGGCCGTGCGCATTTCGATTCCCCCTTCATTGTCACGAAGTCATGCGATCGATTTGTCGATCATATCACCAACCGATTGAAACGATTCTGCAGCGATCGCCTCGACTGCCGCTGATCCATGCATCCCGGATATGCGGCTCGGCGACGGTCAGGGCCGGTAGATTTCCTTCACGCCGCCCCAGGTCGACCGCGTCGTTCCCACCATCCCGGAACCAATCCACGCGGGGTCGGCCGCGTCGGTGCCGGTCTCGTTTCCGAGTTGCCCGTCCCGGCCGAGGACGGAGCCGGCCGCGACCTGGCCCGATCCCTCCTCGAAGCTCCACGCCCCCTGCAGATGGGCGTAGTCCGGGTGCCCGGGACCGATCCGGCGTGTCATCCAGGTCCGGATCGCTTCCTGGCCGACGACGGTGTCGAAGACCCGGATCTCGTCGATCGCGCCGTCGAAAGGATATGTGCCCCAGCCGGAGATGCCGATGGCCAGGCTGCCCGTGGCGTCGGACATGGTTCCCGTGTAGTAGTAGGCCGCCTCCGCTTCCCCGTTGGCGTAGATGTCGATGTCCCCGCCGGCGGGCCCCTCCCATGTCACGGCCAGGTGCACCCACTGGCCGAGATACTGCGAGATGTCGAGCATCCCGCGGGCGCCGCCATTGATCGTGAACCTCAACGACCCGAGGGAGTTGATGTCGATCTCGTAGCCGTTGGCGGCATCCCGGTTGGAGAGGATCCGCCCGCCGTCGAACGCGTCGGGGCGGATCCAGGCCTCGAGCGTCAAGGGCCCGGTTGCGTTGACGGGGTCGGAGACCGTGACCCGATCGTCGATCCCGTCGAACTCCAGCGCGTAGCCGCTCTGGGCCCATGTACCCCCTGCGGCGAGTCCGAGTACCATCGCCGCCCCGAGACCGATCCAGCCTGCCGTGCGCATTTAGATTCTCCCTTCGCTGGTCTTGTGTCTTCCTTCGATGTGTTCAACCATAACACGTGCCGGTTGAATCGAATAGGCCGTCCAGACAGGTTCGGGCGGCCGCCTTGTAAAGGGGAGCCGGAACCTCTATAATAGTAGGAACAGCCCTGGACACGCACCCTCCTCCAACGAATAAGCCGACAACATGAAACGAACCAGCTTCGTATCCTGCCTGCTGCTGCTCCTGGCGACCTTCGTCCCCCACGCAGCGACCGCGGCCGCCCAGGACGACAACGTCGAATGGACGGGGATCTCCCACATCGCGTGGCTCGACCGCGACCCGCCCTGCCCGACCGACGGCGCGGCCTTCACGGTCCGCTTCCAGGCCTACCGCAACGACCTCACCACGGCCCGCCTGAACGTGGACGACGGGTCGGCCACCTGGGTCGCCGCGTCGCTGACGGGCACCCGCGGGCCGTACGCCGTCTGGTCGGCCCAGGTCCCCGCGACGGCATCGGCGACGCTCTCCTACTACATCGAGCTCACCGACGGCGCCGACACCGATTACCTGAGCGTCGGCGGGATGACGTCGGATCCGCCGGTGGACGGCGGCTTCGCCCTCGACTTCGCGACCCTGGAACACGCCCCGGTCGGCGCCACGCCGCTGCCCGGCGGCGGGACGGTCTTCAAGGTCTGGTCGCCGACCCGCACGACGGCCCACGTGCGCGGCGAGTTCAACGGCTGGGGCACAGGCGATCCGCTGACCAAGGTCGGCGAGCACTTCGTCGGCCGGGTCGCCGATGCCGCCGCGGGCCAGAAGTACAAGTACTACTTCC
Coding sequences:
- a CDS encoding LamG domain-containing protein, whose amino-acid sequence is MRTAGWIGLGAAMVLGLAAGGTWAQSGYALEFDGIDDRVTVSDPVNATGPLTLEAWIRPDAFDGGRILSNRDAANGYEIDINSLGSLRFTINGGARGMLDISQYLGQWVHLAVTWEGPAGGDIDIYANGEAEAAYYYTGTMSDATGSLAIGISGWGTYPFDGAIDEIRVFDTVVGQEAIRTWMTRRIGPGHPDYAHLQGAWSFEEGSGQVAAGSVLGRDGQLGNETGTDAADPAWIGSGMVGTTRSTWGGVKEIYRP